The genomic window TGGTCTTCGCCTGGTTCGGGAGCGGTGGTCGGCCGCCGCAGTGGGACCTGCCAGCCGAGCCAACCACTGGACAAGAGTGGTGTAAACTGGGATTCGACATACTCCGGTTCCGAGGCCATCCCCAGGAAACAACCGAGAACTCCGTAGATTTGGGACACCTGCGCTATGTGCATGGTTACGACAATGTGAATCCAGTCGGTTCGGTAACGGTAGATGGTGCCTATTTGAAGAGTTGCTTTGACTTCAAACGCGTTCGCAAGATCCTGGGTGTAAAGGACTTCGTGTACGAAGCTTCGGCCATCACCCATGTCTATGGACTGGGCTACTCCTTCGTCGAAATCCACGAGAAAACTATCGATATGAATGCGAGATTGTGGGTACTCGCAACGCCCATTGACGGTACCCTCATTGATCTTGTACTGGTCAGCCAACTGCGGGAAATCCACAGGCCCCGGCGATTCATTTCAGGTCTGGGATTTCTGCCGATGAAGCTGCGCCACAGGCTGATGAATCGCATTTTTATGTCACAACAGAAGCGGGATGTCCTGCAGGACGTGGTGATCTGGGAACGGAAGCAGTATCGGTCTCCTCCCAGGCTGTGTCGGGCAGATGGTCCCATAGGGAAATACCGCCGCTATTGCCGGCAGTTCTATCCTGAACAAACGGTTGCGACGGGAAGTGGGGACTCGATTTCCGATTAGGCGGTAGCCGATGAGGGCGCATCATGTTGTACGGCTGGCGGTTCCGGAGAGGCCCTGACTTGAGGGTCCCGCGCGAAGGCGCGCCAGGCGGGCCTAAAGAGGCTTGCGAGCCAAGAAACAGTACAGCGGCGTAAAGATACCCGCCTTGCCGCCCGCGATATAAGCCTCCGCGGTTCGATCCAGGAGTCGGATGACTTCTGCGG from Gemmatimonadota bacterium includes these protein-coding regions:
- a CDS encoding Rieske 2Fe-2S domain-containing protein gives rise to the protein MSLTESTDLRTSDTNRPVRTGADALPPFPEGWYFVANREAILREKLIAKTWLGEEIVVWCDDAGRVCVADAVCPHLGSHLGPEVGGKICNGRLVCPFHGFEYDTTGQCVATPNAPAPRAARLKVYETREILGMVFAWFGSGGRPPQWDLPAEPTTGQEWCKLGFDILRFRGHPQETTENSVDLGHLRYVHGYDNVNPVGSVTVDGAYLKSCFDFKRVRKILGVKDFVYEASAITHVYGLGYSFVEIHEKTIDMNARLWVLATPIDGTLIDLVLVSQLREIHRPRRFISGLGFLPMKLRHRLMNRIFMSQQKRDVLQDVVIWERKQYRSPPRLCRADGPIGKYRRYCRQFYPEQTVATGSGDSISD